The Flavobacterium faecale genome has a segment encoding these proteins:
- the nhaC gene encoding Na+/H+ antiporter NhaC, which yields MNTKIHRNKELSIGEALIPVLAIVILLGYNVYVFGDEALSGSNQFVLLLGGAVAAIVGFFNKVTFEKMMEEVANNIKSTVGAILILLMVGALAGTWLVSGIIPTMIYYGLQILSPSIFLPATLIICSIISIATGSSWTTSATVGIALIGVGGALGFDLGMVAGAVISGAYFGDKLSPMSDTTNLAPAMAGTDLFTHIRYMTLTTIPTYVVTLIIFIVMGLSVDVKGDVNIDTLLQDIEGTFNVSLWLFAVPIIVIGLIIKKTEPLIALLAGTLMAAIFAIIFQPHIINEIAGVKEMTFQSGYRGVMNAITRDVVIPTENKTLADLFTSGGMQKMLGTVWLIICAMVFGGIMDAIGALARISQSLLKMASSTFGLFASTVGSCLAINVTASDQYLSIVVPGKMFAKAYEKKGLAPENLSRTLEDAGTVTSVLIPWNTCGAYQSSTLGVATVDYLPYAVFNILSPITTLIFAAFQIKIKMILNPELKEDTVTV from the coding sequence ATGAATACAAAAATACACAGAAACAAAGAGTTATCTATTGGCGAAGCGCTAATTCCAGTACTCGCTATAGTGATACTTTTAGGGTATAACGTTTATGTTTTTGGAGACGAAGCCCTCAGCGGCAGCAACCAGTTTGTATTATTACTAGGTGGTGCTGTAGCTGCAATTGTTGGTTTTTTCAATAAAGTTACCTTCGAAAAAATGATGGAAGAGGTAGCCAACAACATCAAATCAACAGTAGGTGCCATTTTGATTCTATTGATGGTTGGTGCACTAGCAGGAACATGGCTTGTGAGCGGTATTATTCCAACAATGATTTATTACGGCCTCCAAATTCTAAGTCCGTCCATATTTTTGCCAGCTACACTTATTATTTGTTCCATAATCTCCATCGCCACAGGTAGTTCTTGGACCACTAGCGCCACAGTAGGTATCGCGCTTATTGGCGTAGGAGGAGCACTTGGATTTGATTTGGGTATGGTTGCTGGAGCAGTAATTTCGGGTGCCTATTTTGGAGATAAATTATCCCCAATGTCCGACACTACAAATCTTGCACCAGCAATGGCAGGTACCGATTTGTTTACACACATACGTTACATGACCCTCACCACCATACCTACATACGTAGTAACTTTAATCATTTTTATCGTCATGGGACTTTCAGTAGACGTAAAAGGAGATGTGAATATTGATACCCTTTTACAAGATATCGAAGGAACTTTCAATGTATCATTATGGCTGTTCGCAGTACCAATTATAGTGATTGGACTAATTATTAAAAAGACAGAACCCTTAATTGCCTTACTTGCAGGAACACTTATGGCAGCTATTTTTGCTATAATTTTTCAACCACATATCATTAATGAGATTGCAGGAGTAAAAGAGATGACTTTTCAATCAGGATATAGAGGCGTTATGAACGCTATTACCCGAGACGTTGTAATTCCTACCGAAAACAAAACCCTAGCAGACCTTTTCACCTCAGGCGGAATGCAAAAAATGCTTGGAACCGTTTGGTTAATCATCTGTGCGATGGTTTTTGGTGGTATCATGGATGCCATTGGTGCTTTGGCCCGCATTAGTCAATCTTTATTAAAAATGGCTAGCAGCACATTTGGTCTTTTTGCCTCAACAGTGGGTAGCTGTTTAGCAATCAACGTTACCGCTTCCGATCAATATTTATCGATAGTTGTCCCTGGAAAAATGTTTGCAAAAGCCTACGAGAAAAAAGGTTTGGCACCCGAAAATTTGAGTCGTACCCTAGAAGATGCAGGAACCGTAACCTCGGTATTAATCCCTTGGAACACTTGTGGAGCCTATCAATCGAGTACATTGGGCGTCGCAACAGTAGACTATTTACCCTACGCCGTTTTTAATATTTTGAGTCCAATAACAACCTTGATTTTTGCTGCCTTTCAAATAAAAATCAAAATGATTCTCAATCCCGAATTAAAAGAAGATACCGTTACCGTTTAA
- a CDS encoding peroxiredoxin translates to MSLVGKKFPSIAVDAISEMGDNLKINIFEEATKNNKKVVLFWYPKDFTFVCPTELHAFQAALPEFEKRNTIVIGASCDTNEVHFAWLNTAKNNGGIEGVTYPILADTNRNLSSILGILDIESSEYNEETDSLIIEGSNVTYRATYLIDETGKIFHESVNDMPLGRNVNEYIRMIDAYTHIQEKGEVCPANWEAGKEAMSADRLSTAAYLSSN, encoded by the coding sequence ATGTCTTTAGTAGGAAAAAAATTCCCAAGTATTGCAGTTGACGCTATCTCAGAAATGGGCGATAATTTGAAAATTAACATTTTTGAAGAAGCTACCAAAAACAACAAAAAAGTAGTTTTGTTCTGGTACCCAAAAGATTTTACTTTTGTATGCCCAACAGAATTACACGCTTTTCAAGCTGCTTTGCCAGAATTTGAAAAAAGAAACACTATCGTAATTGGAGCATCATGCGACACTAACGAAGTTCACTTTGCATGGTTGAACACAGCAAAAAACAATGGTGGAATCGAAGGAGTAACTTACCCAATCCTTGCAGATACAAACCGTAACTTATCTTCTATCTTAGGAATTCTTGATATCGAATCTTCTGAGTACAACGAAGAAACAGATTCTTTAATCATCGAAGGATCAAACGTAACTTACAGAGCTACTTACTTAATTGACGAAACTGGAAAAATTTTCCACGAAAGTGTAAACGATATGCCATTAGGTCGTAACGTAAACGAGTACATCCGTATGATCGACGCATACACACACATACAAGAAAAAGGTGAAGTTTGTCCTGCTAACTGGGAAGCTGGTAAAGAAGCTATGTCTGCTGACAGACTTAGTACTGCAGCATACTTGAGTTCAAACTAA
- a CDS encoding thioredoxin family protein produces MLIELNEDTLANLVAENNKVVVQYSASWCGNCRIMKPKFKKLATENEAVTFVIVDAENFPESRKLANVSNLPTFATFVDGKLVNETQTNKQEVLIELVNEIL; encoded by the coding sequence ATGTTAATCGAATTAAACGAAGATACCTTAGCAAACTTAGTAGCTGAGAATAACAAAGTAGTAGTACAATATTCAGCTTCATGGTGTGGTAACTGCCGAATCATGAAACCAAAATTCAAAAAACTAGCAACAGAAAATGAAGCAGTAACTTTTGTAATCGTAGATGCTGAAAACTTTCCAGAATCAAGAAAATTGGCCAACGTAAGCAACTTGCCTACTTTTGCAACTTTTGTAGATGGAAAATTGGTAAACGAAACACAAACTAATAAACAAGAAGTTTTAATTGAATTGGTAAACGAAATTCTTTAA
- a CDS encoding DUF6952 family protein gives MKLPVIKHLTQFIEENDQDYIIETIEVLEAMTVISSLKDEELDVIGELISNMYGALEVQKLIKSGSNQKEALNTFMKRVMGSIDK, from the coding sequence ATGAAACTACCAGTAATAAAACACCTTACCCAATTTATTGAAGAAAATGACCAAGATTATATCATAGAAACAATTGAGGTATTGGAGGCAATGACCGTAATCAGTTCTTTAAAAGATGAAGAATTGGATGTAATTGGTGAACTAATCTCTAATATGTATGGCGCCCTTGAAGTTCAAAAATTGATCAAAAGTGGTTCCAATCAGAAAGAAGCTTTAAATACCTTCATGAAACGTGTTATGGGTTCTATCGATAAGTAA
- the tpx gene encoding thiol peroxidase codes for MAAITLKGNAINTNGELPAVGSKLADFKLVQSDLSVATLSNFTGKKLVLNIFPSVDTGTCAASVRKFNEKAAALDNTTVLCISRDLPFAQQRFCGAEGISNVVNLSDFVDGSFGTSNGLQIVDGPLAGLLSRVIIVADVDGTILYTEQVGDIVDEPNYEAALAVL; via the coding sequence ATGGCGGCAATTACATTAAAAGGAAATGCAATAAACACAAATGGTGAATTACCAGCTGTGGGTTCAAAATTAGCAGATTTTAAATTGGTTCAATCAGATCTTTCTGTAGCAACATTGAGCAATTTTACTGGAAAAAAATTGGTTTTAAACATCTTTCCTAGTGTAGATACAGGTACATGTGCTGCATCTGTTAGAAAATTTAACGAAAAAGCAGCCGCTTTAGACAATACTACTGTTTTGTGTATCTCTAGAGATTTACCATTTGCTCAACAACGTTTTTGTGGTGCTGAAGGAATTTCAAATGTAGTTAACCTATCTGATTTTGTAGATGGTAGCTTTGGAACTTCAAATGGATTACAAATCGTAGACGGACCATTAGCTGGTTTACTATCAAGAGTAATTATTGTTGCCGATGTTGATGGAACAATCCTTTATACTGAACAAGTTGGCGATATCGTTGACGAACCTAATTATGAAGCTGCATTAGCAGTACTTTAA
- a CDS encoding diacylglycerol kinase family protein, with amino-acid sequence MEFQKDNSFVTGRLKSVTYAVKGAIKLITTEHSVMVQFSIGLVLTIAGFYFGITSTQWLFQTLAIGLVLSIEGLNTAVEKIADFIHPDYHERIGFIKDIAAGSVFFAAVTAVIIGLIIYLPLFL; translated from the coding sequence ATGGAGTTTCAAAAAGACAATTCATTTGTTACCGGAAGATTAAAAAGTGTGACTTATGCAGTCAAAGGTGCTATAAAATTAATCACCACAGAACACAGTGTGATGGTTCAATTTTCAATAGGACTAGTTTTGACAATTGCAGGTTTTTATTTTGGCATCACCTCCACGCAATGGCTTTTTCAAACACTAGCAATAGGATTAGTTCTAAGTATTGAAGGACTAAATACGGCAGTAGAGAAAATTGCCGATTTTATTCATCCTGATTATCATGAACGCATAGGTTTTATAAAAGACATAGCTGCTGGATCTGTATTTTTTGCAGCAGTCACCGCAGTAATTATCGGTTTAATCATATATCTACCCCTTTTTCTATAG
- a CDS encoding DNA translocase FtsK, which translates to MAKSRKETLDKKNASDPKETTQWKLTRQHKFVLGCLFLLFSIALLLAFISFYIYGQEDQSAVNELADRSENVQNWLGKFGAFLSNLIVYNGFGLASFIFVRLFMLTGAYLVLGIKVSKLKNTWFWDLFALIVLSVLFSFAATSLPELGGVVGYELNLFLQDYIGKTGTLLTLIFGLIVYLIFKLKISPEKIQTFFEKTKSDLKNNLAEAEAAKNSEAYNLEEFAVPDEDLKEEEMVLTTKPSQFEIKKETLKPTIQHSSEIKLEKDTPPPYEKKAVVEPVAAAADSFVIESAPEEDLIVENLASKLVSDFGQFDPTLDLSNYKFPTIDLLKEYSTGGITINQEELEENKNRIVDTLRNYKIEIAQIKATVGPSVTLYEIVPEAGIRISKIKSLEDDIALSLSALGIRIIAPIPGKGTIGIEVPNKTPTMVSMKSVIGSAKFQEAEMELPIALGKTISNETFVVDLAKMPHLLMAGATGQGKSVGLNAVLTSLLYKKHPAEVKFVLVDPKKVELTLFNKIERHYLAMLPDSEDAIITDNTKVVNTLNSLCVEMDNRYSLLKDAMVRNIKEYNDKFKARKLNPENGHRFLPYIILVVDEFADLIMTAGKEVEIPIARLAQLARAIGIHLIIATQRPSVNVITGLIKANFPARIAFRVTSKIDSRTILDAQGADQLIGRGDLLYTNGNDVVRVQCAFIDTPEVEKITDFIGSQKAYATAYLLPEFVGEETGINLDMDISERDTLFRDAAEVIVTAQQGSASLLQRKLKLGYNRAGRLIDQLEAAGIVGPFEGSKARAVHIQDLTSLEHFLNNEKNS; encoded by the coding sequence ATGGCAAAATCAAGAAAAGAAACTTTAGACAAGAAAAACGCTTCAGACCCTAAAGAGACAACACAATGGAAATTAACTAGACAGCACAAATTTGTTTTGGGCTGTCTTTTTCTGTTATTCTCAATCGCTTTATTACTAGCATTTATTTCCTTCTACATTTATGGTCAGGAAGATCAAAGTGCAGTAAACGAACTCGCTGATCGCTCTGAAAATGTGCAGAATTGGTTGGGTAAATTTGGTGCTTTCCTATCCAATTTAATCGTGTACAATGGTTTTGGACTTGCATCCTTTATCTTCGTACGGTTGTTTATGCTTACAGGTGCCTATTTAGTATTAGGTATTAAAGTGAGTAAGTTAAAAAACACTTGGTTTTGGGACCTATTTGCATTAATAGTTCTTTCGGTCTTATTTAGTTTTGCTGCCACTTCATTGCCAGAATTAGGTGGTGTTGTTGGTTATGAATTAAACTTATTTTTACAAGATTACATTGGAAAAACAGGAACTTTATTGACCTTGATTTTCGGGTTGATTGTATACCTTATTTTCAAATTAAAAATTTCTCCAGAGAAGATTCAAACCTTTTTCGAAAAAACAAAATCAGACCTAAAAAACAATTTAGCAGAAGCTGAAGCGGCCAAGAATAGCGAAGCCTACAATCTTGAGGAGTTTGCGGTTCCTGATGAAGATCTAAAAGAAGAAGAAATGGTACTTACAACCAAGCCTTCGCAATTTGAAATTAAAAAAGAAACGCTAAAACCTACCATTCAGCATTCTTCTGAAATTAAACTAGAAAAAGATACGCCTCCACCCTATGAGAAGAAAGCAGTCGTAGAACCCGTAGCCGCTGCAGCAGATTCATTTGTAATCGAATCAGCCCCAGAGGAAGATCTTATTGTCGAAAATCTAGCCTCAAAATTGGTGTCTGATTTCGGTCAGTTTGATCCTACCCTAGATTTATCAAATTATAAATTCCCAACCATTGACTTATTAAAAGAATATTCAACGGGCGGAATCACAATCAATCAAGAAGAACTAGAAGAAAATAAAAATAGAATTGTGGATACGCTCCGCAATTACAAGATCGAAATTGCACAAATCAAAGCCACCGTAGGACCATCGGTAACCTTATACGAAATTGTTCCAGAGGCAGGTATCCGTATTTCGAAAATTAAAAGTCTTGAAGATGATATCGCTTTATCACTTTCTGCACTTGGTATTAGGATTATCGCACCAATTCCTGGAAAAGGAACTATTGGTATTGAGGTTCCAAATAAAACGCCAACCATGGTCTCTATGAAATCTGTGATTGGATCGGCTAAATTTCAAGAAGCCGAAATGGAATTACCAATTGCTTTAGGTAAAACAATTTCTAACGAAACCTTTGTTGTCGATCTAGCAAAAATGCCTCACTTATTGATGGCAGGTGCTACAGGACAAGGAAAATCGGTGGGATTGAATGCTGTATTGACCTCATTATTGTACAAAAAACATCCTGCAGAGGTAAAATTTGTCTTGGTCGATCCTAAAAAAGTGGAATTAACTCTTTTCAATAAAATCGAAAGACATTACTTAGCAATGCTTCCGGACTCTGAAGATGCCATCATCACAGACAACACTAAAGTAGTAAATACACTGAATTCTCTTTGTGTCGAAATGGACAACCGTTACTCTTTATTAAAAGATGCAATGGTTCGAAATATAAAAGAATACAATGATAAATTTAAAGCAAGAAAATTAAATCCTGAAAACGGCCATCGCTTTTTACCGTATATCATTCTCGTTGTCGATGAGTTCGCCGATTTGATTATGACAGCTGGAAAAGAAGTTGAAATTCCGATTGCTCGTCTAGCACAATTAGCACGTGCCATTGGTATCCACTTGATTATTGCAACGCAGCGTCCGTCGGTGAATGTAATTACCGGTTTGATCAAAGCCAACTTCCCCGCACGTATTGCTTTTAGAGTTACCTCAAAAATTGACTCACGAACTATTTTGGATGCACAAGGAGCAGATCAATTAATAGGACGAGGAGATTTATTATACACCAACGGAAATGATGTTGTACGTGTACAATGTGCGTTTATAGACACCCCCGAAGTCGAAAAAATCACTGATTTCATTGGTTCGCAAAAGGCATACGCAACCGCTTATTTGCTCCCAGAATTTGTAGGAGAAGAAACTGGCATCAATCTTGATATGGATATCTCCGAAAGAGATACTCTGTTTAGAGATGCAGCCGAAGTAATTGTTACAGCGCAACAAGGTTCGGCTTCCTTGTTACAGAGAAAACTTAAATTAGGATATAACCGCGCCGGTCGTTTAATAGACCAACTGGAAGCAGCGGGAATTGTTGGCCCTTTTGAAGGCAGCAAGGCTCGAGCGGTACATATCCAAGATTTAACCTCTCTTGAGCACTTTTTAAACAATGAAAAAAACAGTTAA
- a CDS encoding LolA family protein — translation MSKRIIPILFTLFLSFSSQAQDAKAKALLNDVTAKVKSYSNITIDFRYSLNNAKENINQDSKGNVTMKGNQYVLNFMGITKIFDGKKTYTIVPEDEEVTISNFNEKDDSAITPSKMLTFFNSGYKYSMNILQDVRGRKIQYIKLVPTNSRDQRKEIMLGIDVKTKHIYNLIEIGKNGTKTTLTVNSFKTNQPLSKNQFTFAQSKYPNYYINKLD, via the coding sequence ATGTCAAAAAGAATTATTCCTATATTATTTACACTTTTTTTAAGCTTCAGTAGTCAAGCACAAGATGCCAAGGCTAAAGCTTTATTAAATGACGTTACTGCTAAGGTTAAAAGTTATTCGAATATCACTATCGATTTTCGATACAGCCTAAACAACGCGAAAGAAAACATAAATCAAGATAGCAAAGGAAACGTAACAATGAAAGGCAATCAATATGTATTGAATTTCATGGGTATCACAAAGATTTTTGACGGAAAGAAAACGTACACTATTGTCCCAGAAGATGAAGAGGTTACAATTTCCAACTTTAACGAAAAGGACGATAGTGCCATTACTCCTTCAAAAATGTTAACTTTCTTCAACAGCGGATACAAATACTCAATGAATATCCTTCAAGACGTACGAGGAAGAAAAATTCAGTACATCAAATTGGTACCTACAAATTCACGTGATCAACGTAAAGAAATCATGTTGGGAATTGATGTAAAAACAAAACACATTTATAACCTCATCGAAATTGGAAAAAATGGAACAAAAACAACATTAACCGTTAATTCTTTTAAAACCAATCAGCCTTTATCAAAAAATCAATTTACCTTTGCACAAAGTAAATACCCAAATTACTACATCAACAAATTAGATTAA
- a CDS encoding LptF/LptG family permease → MKILDRYLLKTFLVTFTTVFVILFFIFILQTIWLFIAELAGKDLDAGMVLKFITFSMPRIVPLVLPLSILLASIMTFGNLAENYEFAAMKSAGISLQRAIFPLSISIALLSIVAFLFANNVIPYAEYKFINFRKNIAQVQPALAITEGQFSDVGLYNIKVNKKSGENGNVLTGITIHKKSTTGDGSKTVIKAKDGELISSEKSSILKLELNNGNYYEDVTPKKYEDREKLPFAKSSFKKYTINIDLSELNKVDVDEENISNTNTMLNVNELNYTLDSLHKSFKNEVISFSENINIQTGFTSFVNDQTHKKDTIKKLKTIPKDLLSIFTKKEQQAILTNTLSNLVSTGYNIDATQVNLATKQKTINTHYLALYDKFVIAYACFLMFFIGAPLGAIIRKGGLGLPIVFAVFIFITFHFINTFGKRISQEDGLTPFLGAWMSSIVLTPLALLLTYRATNDIGLINLDVIFSPIQKLFKKLIKKQK, encoded by the coding sequence GTGAAGATACTTGATAGATATTTATTAAAAACATTTTTGGTTACGTTTACCACGGTATTTGTAATCTTATTTTTCATATTCATCCTGCAAACCATTTGGCTATTTATTGCCGAGTTAGCAGGTAAAGATTTAGATGCCGGAATGGTACTTAAATTTATTACTTTTTCAATGCCTAGAATTGTACCCTTGGTACTACCCCTGTCGATTTTATTAGCATCGATCATGACTTTTGGTAATCTTGCTGAAAATTATGAATTCGCAGCCATGAAATCAGCAGGGATTTCTTTGCAAAGAGCCATTTTTCCTTTATCCATATCCATTGCCTTATTAAGCATTGTTGCATTTCTATTTGCCAATAATGTGATTCCGTATGCCGAATATAAATTCATCAATTTTCGAAAAAACATTGCGCAAGTACAACCTGCCCTTGCCATTACCGAAGGACAATTTAGCGATGTTGGACTGTATAATATTAAGGTAAACAAAAAATCTGGCGAAAACGGTAACGTATTAACAGGAATCACAATTCACAAAAAATCGACTACGGGTGATGGTAGTAAAACAGTAATCAAAGCCAAAGATGGTGAATTGATCAGTAGCGAAAAATCAAGTATCTTGAAGCTCGAATTGAACAATGGTAATTACTACGAGGACGTTACACCGAAGAAGTATGAAGATCGCGAAAAATTACCTTTCGCAAAAAGTTCTTTCAAAAAATACACCATCAACATTGATCTATCCGAATTAAACAAAGTAGACGTAGACGAAGAGAATATTTCGAACACGAATACCATGCTTAATGTCAATGAGTTAAATTACACCTTGGATTCTTTGCATAAAAGTTTTAAGAATGAGGTCATTTCGTTTTCGGAAAATATAAATATTCAAACCGGTTTCACCTCTTTCGTCAACGATCAAACACATAAGAAAGATACCATCAAGAAATTGAAAACGATTCCTAAAGACCTATTATCCATCTTTACAAAAAAGGAACAACAAGCAATACTAACCAATACTCTGAGTAATTTGGTTAGTACAGGTTACAATATAGACGCTACACAAGTCAACCTAGCGACCAAACAAAAAACAATCAACACACATTACTTAGCGCTTTATGACAAATTTGTCATTGCTTATGCTTGCTTTTTGATGTTTTTCATAGGAGCACCACTAGGCGCTATTATTCGAAAAGGAGGACTTGGATTACCAATCGTTTTTGCGGTATTCATCTTTATCACTTTCCATTTCATCAATACGTTTGGAAAAAGAATTTCGCAAGAAGATGGTCTTACCCCTTTTCTAGGTGCATGGATGTCCTCTATTGTATTGACACCACTAGCATTACTGCTCACTTATAGAGCAACAAATGACATTGGATTGATCAACTTGGATGTGATCTTTAGCCCAATCCAAAAATTATTTAAAAAATTAATAAAAAAACAAAAATAA
- the ribB gene encoding 3,4-dihydroxy-2-butanone-4-phosphate synthase: MDSNTIVLNTIEEAIEDIRQGKVILVVDDEDRENEGDFLAAAEKVTPEMINFMATHGRGLICAPLTESRCKELGLHAMVTNNTDPMETAFTVSVDLKGNGVTTGISAGDRAKTVIALTEKGTKPHDLARPGHIFPLIAKEGGVLRRTGHTEAAIDFARLAGFQPAGVIVEVMNEDGTMARLPQLITIAAKFDIKIVSIEALVAYRMQHDSLVVKKEDFEINTRFGSFRLRAYEQITNKQIHIALTKGTWNLGEPILTRIHSSQVNNDLLGTLTNNVDQQLDAMFKVINDHGKGAVIFINQDMQAVNLLSRITELKSIQAAGEMKAPKIVIDSKDFGIGAQILHDIDISKIRLVSNSQQGPRVGMVGYGLEITEYVNY; this comes from the coding sequence ATGGACTCAAATACTATTGTACTCAACACCATTGAAGAAGCTATCGAAGACATTCGTCAAGGAAAAGTAATCTTGGTTGTTGATGATGAAGACAGAGAAAATGAAGGTGATTTTCTAGCTGCTGCTGAGAAAGTCACTCCCGAAATGATCAACTTTATGGCGACACACGGGCGTGGATTAATATGCGCACCTTTGACAGAAAGCCGTTGTAAAGAACTTGGCCTACATGCGATGGTGACTAATAATACAGATCCAATGGAAACTGCTTTTACAGTATCTGTGGATTTAAAAGGAAATGGCGTTACTACAGGTATATCTGCAGGCGATCGCGCTAAAACGGTTATTGCATTAACTGAGAAAGGTACTAAACCGCATGATTTAGCACGCCCAGGACACATTTTTCCGCTTATCGCAAAAGAAGGTGGTGTTTTAAGAAGAACAGGCCACACTGAAGCTGCTATTGACTTTGCAAGGCTTGCTGGTTTTCAACCTGCCGGAGTTATTGTAGAAGTAATGAACGAAGATGGAACAATGGCACGTTTACCTCAATTGATTACCATTGCAGCAAAATTTGATATTAAAATTGTTTCTATCGAAGCTTTGGTTGCTTATAGAATGCAACACGATAGTTTAGTAGTTAAAAAAGAAGATTTTGAAATCAATACTCGTTTTGGATCTTTCCGCCTACGTGCTTACGAACAAATAACAAACAAACAGATTCATATTGCACTTACTAAAGGTACGTGGAACCTGGGTGAGCCTATTCTAACGAGAATTCACTCCTCACAAGTAAACAACGATCTACTAGGTACATTAACCAATAATGTAGACCAACAATTGGACGCAATGTTTAAAGTGATTAATGATCATGGTAAAGGTGCTGTAATTTTTATCAATCAAGATATGCAAGCTGTAAATCTATTGAGCAGAATTACAGAACTTAAATCAATACAAGCGGCTGGCGAAATGAAAGCACCAAAAATTGTTATTGATAGTAAAGACTTCGGAATTGGAGCACAGATATTACATGATATCGACATTTCAAAAATACGTTTAGTATCCAATTCGCAACAAGGACCACGCGTTGGAATGGTTGGATACGGCCTTGAAATAACAGAATACGTAAATTACTAA
- a CDS encoding site-specific integrase, whose product MLKVNFYLKADKANKSGLSPIFAKVILNNKSTTISTGKMISRERWQATNNLRTSLRLENEKIIRNALEIFKLNLERRVNDLSKFGSEVSLEILKAGLRGKLPPKKKSVGIKEIIEKHNVYFKKKADAGDRAPASLQKYERAKTLLSTFLKKHYQKNEMDLNTIDEAFIFSLESFLRYDSEFKGVVGIKNNSVVKYMRMFKTACKHAIRTGSIEKNPFDVYEGKLKVCDSVFLTQEELNAIESKEFGTERLQRVKDIFLFSCYTGYAPTDATSLNETNIIKDSSDSLWIMTKRAKTDIRANVPLLPPAIKIIDKYRGKQTALLPSISNQKRNAYLKEIGDVCNVQKKLTWYVARHTFATTVTLGNGVRIENVSAMMGHTNIKQTQHYAKVMDQNVLHDMEILKGIYQ is encoded by the coding sequence ATGTTAAAAGTAAATTTTTACCTCAAAGCAGACAAAGCCAACAAAAGTGGACTTTCTCCTATTTTCGCTAAAGTAATCCTCAATAACAAATCCACAACAATAAGCACAGGAAAGATGATTAGCCGTGAAAGGTGGCAAGCAACGAACAACCTACGGACCTCCTTACGACTCGAAAATGAAAAAATAATCCGAAATGCACTGGAAATATTCAAATTAAATTTAGAACGTAGAGTGAATGATCTGTCGAAATTCGGATCAGAAGTTTCTCTAGAAATACTAAAGGCGGGATTACGAGGAAAATTACCACCTAAAAAAAAGTCAGTAGGAATTAAAGAAATTATTGAAAAACACAATGTGTATTTTAAGAAAAAAGCTGATGCCGGTGACCGAGCTCCAGCATCACTGCAAAAGTACGAACGTGCAAAAACACTGCTTTCCACATTTTTAAAAAAACATTATCAAAAAAATGAAATGGATCTCAACACAATCGACGAAGCATTTATCTTCTCTCTAGAATCTTTTCTTCGGTATGATAGTGAATTTAAAGGTGTCGTAGGAATAAAGAATAATTCAGTTGTAAAGTACATGAGGATGTTTAAAACCGCTTGTAAACATGCTATTAGGACAGGATCAATTGAGAAAAACCCCTTTGACGTTTATGAAGGTAAGCTTAAAGTTTGTGATTCCGTATTTCTCACTCAGGAAGAATTGAATGCAATAGAATCAAAAGAGTTTGGCACCGAACGCCTGCAAAGAGTTAAGGATATATTCCTATTTAGCTGTTATACAGGATACGCACCTACAGATGCAACCTCACTTAATGAAACAAACATTATTAAAGATTCATCTGATAGTCTTTGGATAATGACCAAACGGGCAAAAACAGACATCAGAGCAAACGTTCCATTATTGCCACCAGCTATCAAAATAATCGATAAATACCGAGGAAAGCAAACGGCATTACTTCCATCAATATCTAATCAAAAAAGGAATGCCTATCTAAAAGAAATTGGTGATGTTTGCAACGTCCAAAAAAAACTAACATGGTATGTAGCCAGACATACCTTCGCAACAACGGTTACCCTTGGAAATGGAGTTCGCATTGAAAATGTATCCGCAATGATGGGACACACCAACATTAAACAAACCCAACATTATGCAAAAGTCATGGATCAGAACGTTTTACATGACATGGAAATACTTAAAGGTATCTACCAATAA